The Cinclus cinclus chromosome 28, bCinCin1.1, whole genome shotgun sequence DNA window GTGCCATAAAAGAGCCTGTGCTAAGGTACAACAGGCTCCAGCAAAAGCTTTTACCTGGAGGTAAATTCAGGGCTTTTATCTACTCGCAGCAACGCTAAGAAACAGACAGGGAAAACCTCATGGCCCTCCCCGGAGCaggacacagccctgtccccacagaCCTGCTTGGCCGAGGGGGTCATTCCCTGCTGCACCACGATTAGTGCTCGGGTGATGTTCTCCTCCTGCATGCGCTGGCAGTACATCTTGATCGTCTTGATCCCCACCTTGGGCTCCTCTGAGGAAAGAGACAGACCCGGGGTCACCGAGAGCCCCCCACGCTCTGGACCCCCTTCCCCGATGGCTCAACCAGACCCGTGGCAACTGAAAGTCCCCCGTATTCCAAATCCCCTTGGGATTCCGAATCCCCCCCGGGGTCACCGAGAGCCGCCCGGGCCGGCGCTGCTCACCGGGGAAGAACACGAACATCTGGTCGGTGGGATCATCGTTGTGAGCCACCAGCACGGTCAGGTCCGTGCGACGGGGGCGGCCCTCGCTGGGCTTGTCCCCGAACTGCGCCTTGAACTCCTCCAGCGTCTGGTCCAGCTCGTCCTGGGTCACCAGGTACCCACGGTCGTGGCAGAGCTGCGGGAGCAGCACCGGGCTCAGGAACGCGCCCGCCCCGGGAAGGGGCGGGCGGACCGGCCTCCACGTTCCCTATCTCCACCCTGCGGCCCCGCAACACCTCCGAAACTCCCCGCACATCAAGCTCGGCCCTCCCGGTCCCTCCATTCCCCCTGACCTGCATAATAGTCTTGCGGATCTTCCACAGCCGGTACGTCTCCTCCTCGTCGTCCATCTTCCCCGGTGAGGCCCCCGCCGGCTGCCCGCGCTGCCGCCTGCCCCGCGTGCACGCACAGGCGGCGCCGCAGAGCACACGGGGGCCTCAGCCGCAGTGCCTCCTGGGAGATGTGGTTCGCCGTGAGCTGCCCCCTACCTCTGGCTCCAGAGGGAACGGGcgtctctctgctgctgccgGGGTGGGTCTCTGGATGGCTGCGGCCGTGTTCGGAACTCCGCGGCCGATCGGGAATGAATCACCGCCCAGGGGCCCCCGTCCGCAGCACCTGACTCTACACCCCACCCTTTGATCTGACCCTGCCCCCCGCCCTCGTGGTCGCTCCCGATAAACACCCATTCGGCCACCCCGCCCACCCTGCCCTTCTATTGGTCAGCTTTCCATCCATCATCCTACGAAGGACGCCTCTCTGCGCGCTGATTGGGTAACCGTGTCGAAGGGGGCGGGGTTTGTGAGCAATGGGCTGGGCCAGCGCGGTGCGGAGCGCGCTGTGttgcgggcgggcggcggcgcgggcagTGAGATCGGGACCAGGGCGGAGCGCGGTGCGGAGCATGGTGAGTGCTGCAGCGCTCGGGAAGCGGGGCTgggcccgctccgctccgcgaCCGCTCTGCGCGGTGGGGGTCGGGCCTGGGGCTGGCCCCGCGTCTTTACCTCGGGGTGCCCAGGGTGGGCGGCGGGGGCTCGGGCCTGGCCTGGTGTGGCGGCGGAGCGGAGAGGCTCCGCGGGGTCCCACAGGGGAGCGGAggtggcggggccggcgcggAGCTCCCCAATGACGCGCCCGCCCCTCAGTGTGCCCAGGCGGACGACTGGCGCTCGGCCAAGGCCATCTACGCCTTTCACGCTCTGGACATCGATGGCAACGACGTGTCCCTGGAGAAATACCGGTAGGACGGAGGGGCCGAGGGCTCGGGGTGGCGGAACGCAGCGCCGGGCGAGGTTGAGCCACAGCGGCTCTTGCGTAACCCTCACGCCTCGGCCGGGTGAGAGACCTCTGCCCGCGCCCTGCGGGGAAGGGCAGCTCACCCACACCCCCTGTGCAGGGGCGACGTCTGTATCATCACCAACGTGGCCTCCAAATGAGGGAAAACCGCGGTAAACTACACTCAGCTTGTCGACATGCACGCCCGATACGCTGAGAGAGGTTTACGCATCCTGGGCTTTCCCTGTAACCAGTTTGGGAAGCAGGTATGTGGAGTGGGGGGGTAGGGCTCCCCGGGAATGTCAGGATGGACCCTCACGGTCCCGGTGTGGCCCCTCAGGAGCCCGGGGACAACGCTCAGATCAAGGCATTTGCTGAGAACTACGGGGTGAAGTTTGACATGTACAGCAAGATCGATGT harbors:
- the POLR2E gene encoding DNA-directed RNA polymerases I, II, and III subunit RPABC1, with protein sequence MDDEEETYRLWKIRKTIMQLCHDRGYLVTQDELDQTLEEFKAQFGDKPSEGRPRRTDLTVLVAHNDDPTDQMFVFFPEEPKVGIKTIKMYCQRMQEENITRALIVVQQGMTPSAKQSLVDMAPKYILEQFLQQELLINITEHELVPEHVVMTKEEVTELLARYKLRENQLPRIQAGDPVARYFGIKRGQVVKIIRPSETAGRYITYRLVQ
- the GPX4 gene encoding phospholipid hydroperoxide glutathione peroxidase → MGWASAVRSALCCGRAAARAVRSGPGRSAVRSMCAQADDWRSAKAIYAFHALDIDGNDVSLEKYRGDVCIITNVASKUGKTAVNYTQLVDMHARYAERGLRILGFPCNQFGKQEPGDNAQIKAFAENYGVKFDMYSKIDVNGDDAHPLWKWMKEQPKGRGTLGNAIKWNFTKFLINREGQVVKRYSPMEDPYVIEKDLPAYL